One Salvia miltiorrhiza cultivar Shanhuang (shh) chromosome 6, IMPLAD_Smil_shh, whole genome shotgun sequence genomic window, ATTTCTTTATTTCTGATCAAATTTATCTCCTATTTTTCCAGGTGTTCTTTTTAcatcattaaatttattaatctcTCGTTTCTGTTTTGTAATATTTCTTTGTTGCTTACAGTCTTGTTATTTATCGCCGCAGGTTGCAAAAATTTGGATTCTCGTCGAAGAAGAATGATAAAGATAtgatatttcttgaagcagggCGTGAAGCTGAAAATCATGATGGAGACAAATCGGAGCTGCTGCATTTGAAATTCAAGTTTCCGACGTTTGATGAGTTCAGCAGAATCCGTGACGTAAGAGATGATTCCCATAATCCTAAATTCTCATCTTCTGCGAGAACTAATACACACGAATTCACGTCTACAACGACAAGATCGGTCACTACCTTGATTGAGGTACTGACCACTTTCCCTCTAAGAGAAATCGAAGGTGAAGAGCTTGCGAAAGTCGATGAGGAAATTACAGAAGAGGTTGAGCAGAGAGAGGAAGAAGCCATTGAGGGAAATGGTAAGAAGGTTGACGCAACGGAGTTTGCAGAAAATAAGGTACATTCAGTTGTAGGAGTAGTAGGAACTAGAGATGATTCCGTTGATGAATCCGAATTTTATTCTGAGATAACCAGTGATGGTTTCTTGTCTGATGGAGCTCTTGGAGAAAGATTCGACGTTGTCAGTGATAGCTTCGGAGAGAATAAGGAATCTCCAATGTCTTTAGGTGAGATGAAGAAAGTAGAAGAGCAAGATTTTGCAGATTTCTTGTCAGAAAAAGATTTTAAAGTGAATGCAGATAAGCAGAATAATGGTGAAGGATTTGTATCAGTAGATAGTGTTCGAGAATCGAGCCTATTAGAAAAAGATTGCAGCCCGTTTGATAATACAAACAAGTTGGAGTCGTTGTGGGAGCATCAAGAACTGATTGAGCAGTTGCAGATGGAGCTTAGGAAGGTGAAGGCCACCGGTCTGCCCACCATAGCAGAGGAATCGGAGACGCCTAAGGCCATCGATGAGTTGAAGCCGTGGAAGATAGACGAGAGCGACGAGGTGCAGCACCAAGATTGTATGGGAGAGCTTCACAAATTCTACAAGAGCTACAGAGAAATGATGCGTAAATTTGATATCCTCAACTACCAGAAGATGTATGCCATGGGTTAGTTTATTTGCCTCCTTCCTTCATTGCTTATTTCACTTTCCAAATAATTTTGATAGATTTTTAAATCATGTTGCAGCTAGCTTAATATTTTGATATATCTGCAGGATTTAGTAATATTTGTAAGCAATACGTGAGAAACACTTTTTTGTAAAAGAAAAGAACTTGGCAACCATTTCAGATAAGCTTGTAGGTTTTTTAAGATAGGTTTTCTGTATATCCTTTTTTGTCTATGTTCTATAGGTTATGTAATTATCTGGATAGATATGATTAATGAATGAGCGGGGCACCTAATTAATCCAGTTTGTTGGggttttcataaaaaaaagaaaaagacatGAGATAAGGCTTGCTGCAACATTCACCATTCCTTTTGGTAAAAATATTACTTAATTAGGCTATAGCTTTGGATACATAAGAACAATACCAACTAATTCATCACTTAATCTAATAGATGTTGAACAACTCTGAGCTTGTCAAACCACATAACCCCTTCAACTATTTAATAATCCtgcatattataaattaaatgtaTATCACCAGGAGAAAATACGCAAAAAACTATTTCTTAAAagagcgtttactttgcatgatcaAGTATTTTTATCCCGAATAGTAGGATTCCTCTAATTTCACTCTTTCAATGGGAtataaatcaagcaaaattagctcaaatgatagaaataatcaaagacctcggatatcccaaagtttcaatctatTCAAGTAAACAAGAGATATcagtcttactatttttatccaACAAAATtaatcctccaaagtaaacgTCCATTTTCGAAATTTTACTACCTCTTCtcatcataatttatttatattcgcTTTCCCAAACTATTTTTCTGCGTGTCCATGCAGGTTTTGTGCAACTGAAGGATCCCTTGGAAtcaaaatcacaacaaaaacTGAATCCAGCGGCGATGCTAAAGTCCCTAGTCTCCCATAAAAAGCAGGGCAGCAACCCAATCAAGACGCTGATGAATGAGCTGCAGGGCGACGTGGAAGCCGTATACGTGGGGCAGATGTGCCTCTCCTGGGAATTCCTGCATTGCCAATACCACAGAGCCTTAGAGCTATGGAGCTCTGATCCGCACGGCCTCCGCCGATACAACGAGGCCGCCGCCGACTTCCAGCAGTTCCAAGTGCTCGTTCAACGGTTCACCGAAGACGAGCACTTCCAGGGGCCCCGAGTGCACAGCTATGTCAAGACTCGATGTGTTCTTCGCAATCTTCTTCAAGTTCCTCTCATAAGAGGTCAGGAAACTCATCAATCGACAATGTTAATTAGTAAGTTTGTTTAGACGAATGATTTTTGGTGTGTTTGGCAGAGGACTGCTTGGAAGAGGAAAGGAAAAAGGAGAGAGACGAATATGTGATTACTAGTGAAATGCTGGTAGAGATGGTTGAAGAATCGATACGAATATTTTGGGATTTCGTTCGATCGGATAAGGATTTCCACAACAAGCAGCCTCAGCTTCATACCCGTGAAGACAGCAAGCTGTTGATACAGCTTCGAAGAATTCTTCAAAAGGTTCTTGCTCTCCTACATTTAGGATCATCTATCCCTTTTTTGATGCTACTTTCAATTTTTGATCATTTTTAACCAttcttttcttcaattttaatttattaattaaattttgaaataattttaagaTCATCATCTAAGATTCACTAATCTACTTAGCGattagaattattttttttatattttttttcttctattttttgaattaataattaattactatGTCCAAAGTTaggatatactatatatttttaaatttcattttatagtgataaatattaattaaggtTCATTACATAgtaaatctttttatttttaaaataaatagttatGAAACAATTGAATTAATAATGAGATATTGTGTACgaaaagtcttatttgatttATAAAGGCATTGATTTTGGCAAAACCGATCACCTATCCACCGTGGGTACAtataacgtgcccaccactgatgtggcaattgtaattagagtaagatttagtAATTCTCCTTCCTAAATAACATTGCTATATCAGTGGTGGGCATGTTATTCTTGCcaacggtgggtaggtgatcggttctatTAATTTTGGATGACAGATCAGATCGGTAGTAGTACGTATTTGAAGGATTAAAAGGAGATACAAACTTAAAATTATTCCGTCCATTGAATTATGTGGTGAATTGTTTTATAGTATGCTCCCTCCTATTCATTATATATTTCGTATTACACAATTTATTTCTTTGCAAATTATATGACGTTTTAGATTTCTATTCCAAAGATAACCttattaaattaagtatatatttattaacttttgtaattttttaataacgaGAAGAGGTATAGCGGACccctcaaaagaaaaaagatgtaTGCTGGCAGAATTGTAAATGAGATTGTGATTCCTCTTATTAATGATTTGTAATTAGCATTAATTAAGGTTAATTTTGGTAAAAAAtcgtattactccctccgtcccacgaaacatgacacagtttcctttttggtctgtcccacgaagcatgacacatttttaaaaatagtaaaaaatttactctttattcacattttcactttttcacctaccacacttaacacacaaaatactaatttcttaattctcgtgccgaaaagaagtgtgtcatgtttcatgggacagatggagtattaatttatgTGCAAAAGGTGAGGACGACATATATTATGAataggagggagtattattttagtcTATTTAAGGAAGCTATCACTCAaagtaaatataataattgtggtttctttgttggaaaaaaaaaaagaagaagaaaaaggcaAAAGTTGGCACTCATTATTTTGTATACGATGATTATCAGTTTTGTGATTTGAATGCAGAAAGATAGGAAGCTGAAGGATATATTGAGGAGTGAGAAGTGCATATTGAGGAAATTCCGAAAGCGTAGGGAAGATGAATATTGTAATGAAGGTCTTCATTTTTTTGCACAAGTAGATGTCAAATTAGTGTCACGAGTTTTGAACATGTCAAGAATTAGTAGGGACCAACTCATTTGGTGCGAGAACAAGTTGAGCAGGATTAGCTTTGTCAACCGCAAAATCTATGTCGAACCCGCTTTTTTGCTATTTCCATGTTAATTACACCTACttcattttatatatactagGAAAACCCAGTCGGTTTTTTATTAAATCTTTTACTAATATATCTTGGCCTTTTAATTTCATGCCagtcttttatatatattgtatttgaTATTCTCTACGTCTCTAATACGTGCATAGTATAATTGTTAATTCTCTAAAAGTTCCACATCTAATCATGAGGATGATCTTGAATAATAAGTGTGGAGTATATTTTTGTTAAACCAAGatttacttaaataaatatagaaGAAAATATATACGTGGTATGAAAATGGATGATGGTCGGACATCTGTACTTAAAACATTGGGACCAAACAACAATTACTCGTATTTTGAGTGAGAAGTTTACCTTTCATTATCCCATCTTTGGTTATACTTCATCTTGAAAAAGAGGTATGGGTCTATAAATATTTGAACTTTTAGTATTTTTTGGTTTAGCACCTTAATTTTAAAGCCAGCCTATAAATACTCGAATTTTtgtattctttctgattttgcacccgaCGAATTTTTACCCTCAAATCGTTGATGAGATGACAACCAGATTGAGAGAGAAATTTGAAGTTCATAACGAAATAGATAAGTTTGTTGTTAATGTAGAATTTAGAACATGTAATTATAGATTTGGGATGTCAATCCGGCTGCCATGTTAGCAACGATTTATGGGTTAAAATTTGttgggtgcaaaatcagaaagaatacaaagttcgggtatttatagaCTGATTTTAAATTTGGGGTGCAAaaccaaaaaataataaaaattcgaGTATTTACAGGCCAATAccctcttaaaaaaataataagatgacAAAATagtcttaattttatttttacaaagtGTCCACAAAGAATAATCATATTATATTTATGGATATTACTATGcaatatattatttttcatatattaacttatttagTTATTATATCATATGATGGACTCATTTTCTCACTcagaatataattaaatatcatTATTAACATTATCTTTAAGTGAAAtgttttctccactcacaatatacttactcacttttttaaaaaaatcgtgTCACTCCTTTGTAGAATTCTTTTTAAGGATGGGGAAGTATCTTTGACTTATTGaggacaaaaaaatatattttatcttattttattttttgaaatcgtagtaatcaaattttaattagagtcgATTAAGTCGGAGCATCCTGCCCTCCCTACACCCCAAATATGGTATTTCTTCCATCTACGAAAAGAGTCATACTTATCATTGTTTTGTTCACGAAaaaaaatctcaccatttcagtttttgaaccatcacatcatacattttctcataaatttaactataaattgaatcaatttttttaaaactaataACATACgtttgtttgtattttttttttgtactaACATTATTTGTACAAATTATACCTTTATTTTACTTATAAcaactttaataattttattaaaactcatgtccaTCCTCAAAGCATactcttttttgtggacggagggagtttaTCTCCTTTTCAAACAAACacctaatatttaattaaataatcgtTAGTAACATAGTAAATGTATATATCCAAGCAAATTACTCGCACACAAATAATATCATTCAACACGAGCGAGTGATAGTATGGAATGTTTCATTTAATATTTAGTCACACTTATAAAATAGTGGGAAGTGAGTTTACAATGGATTAAGATATTGAGCTTTGTTGTGAGGACCACTTTATGATGAGGATG contains:
- the LOC130988758 gene encoding uncharacterized protein LOC130988758, with the translated sequence MRNLQFLNMGSNPGFLCQKLVSLFHAISLFLIKFISYFSRLQKFGFSSKKNDKDMIFLEAGREAENHDGDKSELLHLKFKFPTFDEFSRIRDVRDDSHNPKFSSSARTNTHEFTSTTTRSVTTLIEVLTTFPLREIEGEELAKVDEEITEEVEQREEEAIEGNGKKVDATEFAENKVHSVVGVVGTRDDSVDESEFYSEITSDGFLSDGALGERFDVVSDSFGENKESPMSLGEMKKVEEQDFADFLSEKDFKVNADKQNNGEGFVSVDSVRESSLLEKDCSPFDNTNKLESLWEHQELIEQLQMELRKVKATGLPTIAEESETPKAIDELKPWKIDESDEVQHQDCMGELHKFYKSYREMMRKFDILNYQKMYAMGFVQLKDPLESKSQQKLNPAAMLKSLVSHKKQGSNPIKTLMNELQGDVEAVYVGQMCLSWEFLHCQYHRALELWSSDPHGLRRYNEAAADFQQFQVLVQRFTEDEHFQGPRVHSYVKTRCVLRNLLQVPLIREDCLEEERKKERDEYVITSEMLVEMVEESIRIFWDFVRSDKDFHNKQPQLHTREDSKLLIQLRRILQKKDRKLKDILRSEKCILRKFRKRREDEYCNEGLHFFAQVDVKLVSRVLNMSRISRDQLIWCENKLSRISFVNRKIYVEPAFLLFPC